One part of the Bacteroidia bacterium genome encodes these proteins:
- a CDS encoding LptF/LptG family permease encodes MNILDRYIIKQYLTASLFILGMIIAIAVMIDLVERIDFFLDRKPPFSEIIFDYYLNFIPFWADLLSPVCIFLGVIFFTSRMAGRSEVIPMLGAGVSFYRIFVPYLICAIALAGVSFYFKGYLIPRATEERVAFEYKYFKKKTIHRKRDIHKKVAPDTYVYIGFYNEKRKEGHTFNLEQTKDGDIIAKIEAKRILWVDSTENWRLINARLRKMKGKKERMWTTPELDTTFLLYPDDIFIREEAEKTKTSEELVEYIELEEMRGSDILKALYIERHRRLSDPLAMIILTIIGYAMASRKSRGGIALQIGLGLFLCLLYVGLLFGSQAMVSQTFPAQRAVWVPNAIFLPIALFLMRIVPK; translated from the coding sequence ATGAATATCCTGGATCGATACATCATTAAACAATATCTCACAGCAAGTTTGTTCATCCTGGGGATGATCATTGCGATTGCCGTGATGATTGATTTGGTGGAAAGGATAGATTTCTTTCTGGACCGGAAACCTCCCTTTAGTGAGATCATCTTTGATTATTACCTCAACTTCATTCCCTTCTGGGCGGATCTCTTGAGTCCGGTCTGTATTTTTCTGGGGGTGATCTTTTTTACTTCCCGGATGGCAGGGCGCTCGGAGGTCATTCCTATGTTGGGTGCGGGAGTAAGTTTTTACCGCATTTTTGTACCCTATCTGATCTGTGCAATCGCATTGGCCGGGGTTTCCTTTTATTTCAAAGGCTATCTCATTCCCCGTGCAACAGAAGAACGGGTAGCCTTTGAATACAAATACTTTAAAAAGAAGACCATACACAGAAAGCGGGATATCCATAAAAAGGTAGCCCCCGATACCTATGTCTACATCGGCTTTTACAATGAAAAGCGGAAAGAGGGGCATACTTTTAACCTGGAACAAACCAAAGACGGGGATATCATCGCCAAGATTGAAGCCAAACGGATCCTCTGGGTAGACTCTACAGAAAACTGGCGACTGATCAATGCGCGACTGCGAAAGATGAAAGGGAAAAAGGAGCGTATGTGGACGACTCCGGAATTGGATACTACCTTCCTTTTGTATCCAGATGATATCTTTATTCGGGAAGAAGCGGAAAAGACGAAAACCTCAGAGGAGCTTGTAGAGTATATAGAGCTGGAGGAAATGCGGGGCTCAGACATCTTGAAGGCCTTGTACATCGAAAGGCATCGACGCTTGTCCGATCCTCTGGCTATGATTATCCTGACCATTATTGGTTATGCTATGGCCTCTCGAAAATCGAGGGGCGGTATCGCCTTACAAATTGGATTGGGACTATTTCTGTGCCTACTATATGTGGGCCTGCTTTTTGGTAGCCAGGCGATGGTCAGTCAGACCTTTCCTGCCCAGCGAGCTGTTTGGGTTCCCAATGCTATTTTCCTTCCTATCGCACTATTCTTAATGCGCATAGTACCGAAATAA
- a CDS encoding iron-containing alcohol dehydrogenase, whose protein sequence is MDITSPTSFSFPTDIRFGEGVIKELPDYLKKHGLERPLVVTDPNVAELGFFKEILSHLHAKGLSVDVFSDMHANPVKSDVLAGGDAYKSSNRDSIIGIGGGAAMDVARAIALRINHHQDLFVYDDLIGGDKYVTEAVPHFVTVPTTSGTGSEVGRSAIISEDESKRKRILFAPSLLAKQVFADPALTYELPAHITAATGMDALTHNMEAYLAKNYHPMADGIALQGMKLIFDSIEAATLNPTPEARAKMMLGSLMGAVAFQKGLGVVHSLAHPLSTLLDMHHGLANAINLPYGMEFNMTGLEDKFEEMARLTSMENPSAEGLIEELFALNQRLGLPTKLREKGVEESHLEALSDLAIADFAHPNNPKPVSRADFRAIYQKAW, encoded by the coding sequence ATGGACATCACTTCTCCTACCTCCTTTAGTTTCCCCACAGATATCAGATTTGGTGAGGGAGTAATCAAAGAATTGCCGGACTACCTAAAAAAACATGGACTCGAACGTCCTCTGGTAGTTACGGATCCCAATGTTGCTGAATTGGGCTTTTTCAAAGAAATCCTGAGCCATCTACATGCAAAAGGACTTAGTGTGGATGTATTTTCTGATATGCATGCGAATCCTGTCAAGTCTGATGTGCTCGCCGGAGGAGATGCATATAAAAGTTCGAATCGGGATTCGATCATAGGCATAGGCGGAGGGGCTGCCATGGATGTAGCAAGAGCCATCGCTTTACGGATCAATCACCATCAGGATTTATTTGTCTATGATGACCTGATAGGGGGGGATAAATATGTTACGGAAGCTGTTCCGCATTTTGTAACGGTGCCTACTACTTCTGGTACAGGGAGTGAAGTTGGACGATCAGCTATTATTTCTGAGGATGAAAGTAAGCGCAAACGTATCCTCTTTGCGCCCAGTTTATTGGCGAAACAGGTCTTTGCCGATCCTGCTCTGACCTATGAATTACCGGCACATATTACAGCCGCAACCGGTATGGATGCCCTTACCCATAATATGGAAGCTTACCTCGCCAAAAACTACCATCCCATGGCTGATGGGATTGCTTTACAGGGTATGAAACTCATCTTTGATTCCATTGAAGCCGCCACCCTCAACCCAACTCCTGAAGCCAGAGCAAAAATGATGTTGGGTTCTTTGATGGGAGCTGTTGCATTTCAAAAAGGTCTGGGAGTTGTCCATTCTTTGGCCCACCCCCTCTCTACCTTATTGGATATGCACCACGGACTTGCCAATGCAATCAATCTGCCCTATGGAATGGAATTCAATATGACCGGCCTGGAGGATAAGTTTGAAGAAATGGCTCGGCTGACTTCTATGGAGAATCCTTCAGCAGAAGGCCTGATCGAGGAACTATTTGCCTTGAACCAAAGACTGGGATTACCTACCAAACTCAGGGAGAAAGGCGTGGAAGAATCTCATTTAGAAGCTTTGAGCGATTTGGCGATAGCTGATTTCGCCCATCCCAACAATCCCAAGCCTGTGAGCAGGGCAGATTTTCGGGCGATTTACCAGAAAGCCTGGTAG
- a CDS encoding sulfurtransferase, which yields MYKTFISAYELAQHLDNPQWQVFDCRHELKDTEAGRNAYKVGHIPGAIFAHLDEDLSGPIDAPVTGRHPLPHPDKFLESLQNWGLNPDTQVVVYDDKGGGIAARLWWMLKAMGHEAVAVLDGGIQAWEASGGALSTDIPQASKGTIEIQMQEGVAVNVKEVEARSQSGQGLLIDARAGIRYRGEKEPIDPIAGHIPSAVSAPWMENLGEDKKIKSKEDISARFQEILGDTPIEESIVYCGSGVTACHNLLAMEYAGLSGARLYPGSWSHWITDKDRAIEKE from the coding sequence ATGTATAAGACCTTTATTAGCGCATATGAACTGGCTCAGCATTTAGATAATCCTCAATGGCAAGTCTTTGATTGTCGCCATGAGCTAAAGGACACAGAGGCCGGCCGAAATGCCTATAAAGTAGGACATATTCCAGGAGCTATCTTTGCCCATCTGGATGAAGACCTCTCGGGTCCTATAGATGCTCCCGTGACAGGAAGACATCCTTTGCCCCATCCCGATAAATTTTTGGAAAGTCTTCAAAACTGGGGATTGAATCCCGATACTCAAGTAGTGGTTTATGATGATAAAGGGGGGGGTATTGCTGCCAGACTTTGGTGGATGCTGAAGGCTATGGGGCATGAAGCTGTTGCCGTGTTGGATGGAGGAATCCAGGCCTGGGAAGCTTCTGGCGGAGCTTTATCCACAGACATTCCCCAAGCGTCTAAGGGAACTATAGAAATCCAAATGCAGGAAGGGGTTGCGGTAAATGTAAAAGAAGTGGAAGCACGTTCGCAATCCGGTCAGGGACTCCTGATCGATGCCCGGGCAGGAATTCGGTATCGAGGCGAAAAGGAACCCATAGATCCGATAGCGGGACATATTCCCTCAGCTGTTTCTGCTCCCTGGATGGAGAATTTGGGGGAAGACAAAAAAATCAAATCGAAAGAAGACATTTCCGCCCGTTTTCAGGAAATACTGGGAGATACGCCCATAGAAGAAAGCATCGTCTATTGTGGGTCGGGAGTTACTGCCTGTCATAATCTTTTGGCAATGGAATATGCGGGCTTATCTGGAGCAAGATTATACCCTGGTTCCTGGAGCCACTGGATAACGGATAAAGATCGTGCAATTGAGAAAGAATAA
- a CDS encoding alpha/beta hydrolase: protein MASFDSIELKAGKAAYEAIMDGGLKPEMIKLMSGAAGGPKWIVLGHLDRYLFGEWFKGRKEALPMIGSSIGAWRFASSMAFPDPVKGLELFKEGYFGQAYSDKPTREEITAVIPQVTKEYINPDTIPHILNHPFARLFVIAVKSKGLLASENKLLQGTGLIATIIGNAMSRRNLNAFFHRVLFHDPRGESSFLGKDAFPTTEVELHKDNFEAALLATGAIPMVMEGIPNVPDAPEGMYRDGGLIDYHLTLPYQLGEGDIVFQPHFFDQVKPSWFDKKLKNRKPSEAEKNHVLLLHPSQKFIQKLPGGYVPDRKDFENFPTKERQERWEKAFDLSKEVRDDFAELVQSGKIREKLKLWE from the coding sequence GTGGCTAGCTTTGACTCTATAGAACTAAAAGCAGGTAAAGCTGCTTATGAGGCCATCATGGATGGAGGCCTCAAGCCTGAAATGATCAAACTAATGTCTGGTGCAGCTGGAGGTCCTAAATGGATCGTGTTGGGACATTTGGATCGCTACCTTTTTGGAGAATGGTTTAAGGGCCGAAAGGAGGCCCTTCCTATGATCGGCTCATCGATTGGCGCCTGGAGGTTTGCATCATCAATGGCCTTTCCTGATCCTGTAAAAGGATTGGAGTTGTTTAAAGAAGGTTATTTCGGTCAGGCCTATTCTGACAAACCCACACGTGAGGAAATTACTGCTGTCATTCCTCAGGTAACGAAAGAATATATAAACCCGGATACGATTCCTCATATTTTGAATCATCCTTTTGCGCGGCTTTTTGTCATTGCAGTTAAAAGTAAAGGACTACTTGCCAGCGAAAACAAATTGCTGCAAGGTACCGGGCTTATTGCGACAATTATAGGCAATGCGATGAGCCGAAGGAACCTCAATGCCTTCTTTCATCGGGTTCTTTTTCACGATCCCCGGGGAGAAAGCAGTTTTTTGGGGAAAGATGCTTTTCCTACTACAGAAGTCGAACTCCATAAAGATAATTTTGAGGCAGCTCTTTTGGCAACGGGCGCCATTCCTATGGTCATGGAAGGTATTCCCAATGTTCCGGACGCACCTGAAGGAATGTATAGAGATGGAGGTTTGATTGATTACCATTTGACCCTGCCTTATCAATTGGGCGAAGGAGATATCGTATTTCAACCGCATTTCTTTGACCAGGTAAAGCCCAGCTGGTTTGACAAAAAACTCAAAAATCGCAAACCCTCAGAAGCGGAGAAAAATCATGTGCTTTTGCTTCACCCTTCTCAAAAGTTTATCCAAAAACTTCCTGGCGGCTATGTACCGGATCGAAAAGATTTTGAAAATTTTCCCACCAAAGAGCGTCAGGAGCGATGGGAAAAGGCCTTTGATCTCAGCAAAGAAGTCAGAGATGATTTTGCAGAATTAGTTCAAAGTGGAAAAATTCGGGAAAAATTGAAATTATGGGAGTGA
- a CDS encoding ATP-dependent 6-phosphofructokinase — translation MKKLLIMTGGGDCPGLNAVIRAAVKRALQEKDWEVYGCVEAYNGLLLDPMEIVPLDEKAVSGIHVKGGTIIGTTNRGNPFSWPVENEDGTWSEVDRSDELIEKCQQMGFDAIISIGGDGSQKISRKFCEKGLNIVGVPKTIDNDLSATDYTFGFQTAVQVATESFDKLVTTAESHSRVMIMETMGRDAGWIALHSAIAGGAEVCLIPEIEYDIQKISKRINARYKQRRGFANIVISEGAKPKGGTVVATDMGEAGYGHKRLGGAGYRLVEELKASDCAGDFRVTVLGHLQRGGTPTAFDRILATQYGVKAFEMVLEGKFGRMAAYRNNSIIDVSLEEATSTYNFVDPNSYLVQVARGIGISFGD, via the coding sequence ATGAAGAAACTCCTGATCATGACCGGTGGTGGCGACTGTCCGGGTCTCAATGCAGTAATCAGAGCTGCAGTTAAACGCGCCTTGCAAGAAAAAGACTGGGAAGTATACGGATGCGTGGAGGCTTACAATGGCCTCTTGCTGGATCCTATGGAAATTGTTCCATTAGATGAGAAGGCAGTAAGTGGTATCCATGTCAAAGGGGGAACCATCATTGGGACGACCAATAGAGGGAATCCTTTTAGTTGGCCCGTAGAAAATGAAGATGGCACTTGGTCCGAAGTAGATCGTTCTGATGAATTGATAGAAAAATGCCAGCAAATGGGTTTTGATGCTATCATCAGCATCGGTGGAGATGGCTCTCAAAAGATTTCCAGGAAGTTTTGCGAAAAAGGGCTCAACATAGTCGGGGTACCCAAAACCATTGACAATGACCTTTCCGCTACGGATTATACCTTTGGTTTTCAAACAGCAGTGCAGGTAGCAACTGAGAGTTTTGATAAACTCGTAACCACAGCAGAAAGCCATTCGAGGGTAATGATTATGGAAACTATGGGAAGAGATGCGGGCTGGATAGCCTTGCATTCTGCCATAGCTGGTGGCGCAGAAGTTTGCCTGATTCCGGAGATAGAATACGACATCCAGAAAATCTCAAAACGCATAAATGCGCGTTATAAACAAAGACGAGGCTTTGCCAATATTGTGATTTCAGAAGGAGCCAAGCCCAAAGGCGGAACTGTGGTTGCGACTGATATGGGTGAAGCTGGATATGGTCATAAGAGATTGGGAGGTGCAGGCTATCGTTTGGTAGAGGAATTGAAAGCTTCGGATTGTGCAGGAGACTTTCGAGTTACGGTCCTGGGACATTTGCAAAGAGGAGGAACACCTACTGCATTTGACCGCATTTTGGCAACTCAGTATGGAGTAAAGGCTTTTGAGATGGTTTTGGAAGGAAAGTTTGGACGAATGGCTGCTTATCGCAACAATAGCATCATAGACGTAAGCCTGGAAGAAGCGACCTCCACCTACAATTTTGTTGATCCTAACTCCTATCTGGTTCAGGTAGCGCGTGGAATCGGAATCAGCTTTGGTGATTGA
- a CDS encoding sterol desaturase family protein, giving the protein MKNKFSIKKGESKAVFNNPILEKLTVTHISVPLILFYGASIGLITFGLTTTHMSGWLIAGLFWFGLFFWTFFEYMMHKHVFHIVEHLPSAEKFQYLIHGIHHEYPRDKKRLIMPPLMSATLALFFIWLFRASLGDFGYGFGAGFLSGYASYLSIHYATHVFQPPKNKLKKLWVHHAIHHYKDDSVAYGVSSPLWDWIFGTMPQKGRVTVKEDGVKTAIPQ; this is encoded by the coding sequence ATGAAAAATAAATTCAGCATCAAAAAAGGAGAAAGCAAAGCTGTATTTAATAACCCGATTCTAGAGAAACTAACCGTAACGCATATTTCGGTTCCCCTGATCCTGTTTTACGGCGCCTCTATCGGTCTTATTACCTTTGGACTTACCACAACCCATATGTCTGGCTGGTTGATAGCCGGATTGTTTTGGTTTGGTCTGTTTTTCTGGACTTTCTTCGAATATATGATGCACAAACATGTGTTTCATATTGTAGAACACCTTCCCTCTGCTGAAAAGTTTCAGTACCTGATTCATGGTATCCACCATGAATATCCACGTGACAAAAAGCGCTTGATCATGCCTCCTTTAATGAGTGCAACTCTGGCCCTTTTCTTCATTTGGTTATTCAGAGCAAGTTTGGGAGACTTTGGATACGGATTTGGAGCCGGTTTCCTTTCTGGATATGCCAGCTATCTGTCCATCCATTATGCCACCCATGTATTCCAGCCACCCAAAAACAAGTTGAAAAAACTATGGGTACATCACGCGATCCATCACTACAAAGATGATTCCGTGGCCTATGGAGTTTCTTCTCCTCTTTGGGACTGGATATTTGGAACCATGCCACAGAAAGGAAGAGTTACCGTGAAAGAGGATGGGGTTAAAACCGCTATTCCTCAGTAA
- the scpA gene encoding methylmalonyl-CoA mutase gives MQKAHFSEDDLFGENQLNWETPEDIEIKSLYKDDDVESLDHLDFAAGLPPFLRGPYSSMYAVRPWTIRQYAGFSTAEESNAFYRRNLAAGQKGLSVAFDLATHRGYDSDHPRVEGDVGKAGVAIDSVEDMKILFDQIPLDKMSVSMTMNGAVIPIMAFYIVAAEEEGVEPKQLSGTIQNDVLKEFMVRNTYIYPPEPSMRIIGDIFEYTSQNMPRFNSISVSGYHMQEAGASADLELAYTLADGLEYVRRGLKAGLDIDAFAPRISFFWAIGMNFFMEIAKMRAGRLLWAKLIKQFNPQNPKSLSLRTHCQTSGWSLTEQDPLNNVARTCIEALAAAFGHTQSLHTNSFDEAIALPTDFSAGIARDTQIYLQEETQITKAVDPWAGSYYVERLTRDLVDKAWKLIEEVEAHGGMAKAIEAGIPKLRIEEAATRKQARIDSGKDIIVGLNQYQTDYEQDFDILEVDNTAVREAQIKRLNDTKAGRDQANLNACLDAIRESAKSGEGNLLSLAVEAARARATLGEISQAMEEHFGRYQAPIQSVSGVYAKVAMDNASFEETRKLADEFARLEGRRPRILVAKMGQDGHDRGAKVIATSFADLGFDVDIGPLFQVPSEVAMQAAENDVHVVGVSSLAAGHKTLVPQLIGELKKLGRDDIMVIAGGVIPKQDYDFLYEAGVGGIFGPGTPVPEAAGEVLKKLLA, from the coding sequence GTGCAGAAAGCTCATTTTTCAGAAGATGATCTTTTTGGAGAAAACCAATTGAACTGGGAAACGCCGGAAGACATTGAGATCAAATCTTTATATAAGGATGATGATGTGGAAAGTCTGGATCATTTAGACTTTGCTGCAGGACTTCCTCCTTTCCTCAGAGGCCCTTATTCCAGTATGTATGCTGTGCGTCCCTGGACCATTCGCCAATATGCTGGTTTTTCTACTGCCGAAGAATCTAATGCCTTTTACAGACGAAACCTGGCTGCCGGGCAGAAAGGTCTTTCTGTGGCTTTTGACCTGGCAACCCATAGAGGCTATGACTCAGATCACCCCCGTGTAGAAGGAGATGTAGGTAAGGCAGGAGTAGCTATAGATAGTGTGGAGGATATGAAGATTCTTTTTGATCAGATTCCTCTGGACAAGATGTCCGTATCCATGACCATGAATGGAGCCGTTATTCCAATCATGGCATTCTATATAGTAGCCGCAGAGGAAGAGGGAGTTGAGCCGAAACAATTGAGCGGAACCATACAGAATGATGTATTGAAGGAATTCATGGTTCGGAACACCTATATATATCCTCCTGAGCCCAGTATGCGCATCATTGGAGATATCTTTGAATATACCTCCCAAAATATGCCTCGCTTCAATTCGATTTCTGTAAGTGGCTACCACATGCAGGAAGCAGGTGCAAGCGCAGATTTGGAGTTGGCTTATACCCTGGCAGATGGATTGGAATATGTACGTAGGGGATTAAAGGCAGGTCTGGATATAGACGCGTTTGCTCCACGTATCTCATTTTTCTGGGCAATTGGGATGAACTTCTTTATGGAGATCGCAAAAATGCGAGCGGGTAGATTATTGTGGGCGAAACTAATCAAGCAGTTTAATCCTCAAAATCCCAAATCCCTTTCTCTAAGAACCCATTGCCAAACCTCCGGGTGGAGCCTCACTGAGCAAGATCCCTTAAATAATGTTGCAAGAACTTGTATAGAAGCCCTTGCGGCTGCTTTCGGCCATACCCAATCCCTGCACACCAATTCTTTTGACGAAGCCATAGCCTTGCCTACCGACTTCTCAGCGGGAATTGCCCGAGATACTCAAATTTACCTTCAGGAGGAAACTCAGATTACAAAAGCCGTTGACCCCTGGGCAGGTTCTTATTACGTAGAAAGGCTCACCCGCGATTTGGTGGATAAAGCCTGGAAATTGATTGAAGAGGTGGAGGCACATGGAGGCATGGCAAAAGCTATAGAAGCCGGCATCCCAAAATTGAGAATTGAGGAAGCTGCTACCCGCAAACAGGCGCGTATAGATTCGGGCAAGGATATCATCGTAGGACTCAATCAATACCAGACAGATTACGAACAGGATTTTGATATACTGGAAGTTGATAATACAGCAGTTCGAGAGGCCCAGATCAAGCGGCTAAATGATACAAAAGCTGGCAGAGATCAGGCAAACCTAAACGCATGCCTGGACGCAATAAGAGAAAGTGCCAAAAGCGGAGAAGGAAATCTTCTTTCCCTGGCCGTGGAGGCTGCCCGTGCCAGGGCAACTTTGGGCGAAATTTCTCAAGCGATGGAAGAACACTTTGGCCGATACCAGGCCCCCATTCAATCAGTAAGTGGCGTTTATGCCAAAGTAGCTATGGATAATGCATCTTTTGAAGAGACCCGTAAACTCGCTGACGAATTTGCCCGACTGGAAGGGAGACGTCCTCGGATTCTGGTCGCCAAGATGGGACAGGATGGACATGATCGAGGAGCGAAAGTGATTGCAACCAGTTTTGCTGACCTTGGATTTGATGTAGATATCGGTCCACTCTTTCAGGTGCCTAGCGAAGTGGCCATGCAAGCTGCCGAAAATGATGTGCATGTCGTAGGGGTTTCCAGTCTGGCTGCCGGACACAAAACCCTCGTTCCACAACTCATCGGAGAGTTGAAAAAACTGGGAAGAGATGACATCATGGTCATAGCCGGAGGGGTAATCCCAAAACAGGATTATGACTTCTTATATGAAGCAGGAGTAGGGGGTATTTTCGGCCCTGGAACCCCGGTTCCCGAAGCAGCCGGAGAGGTCCTCAAGAAACTCTTAGCATGA
- a CDS encoding iron-sulfur cluster assembly accessory protein → MTELTPTQESSVSLTPTAIEALKEIQRTDNLPADKPLRVGVKGGGCSGLTYVLSFDEKQELDDEWMIDGIRVIMDKRHALYVYGMEVDYQSGLNDRGFIFNNPNAKDSCGCGTSFST, encoded by the coding sequence ATGACAGAATTAACTCCAACACAAGAATCATCCGTTTCTCTGACTCCTACAGCTATTGAAGCCTTAAAGGAAATTCAGCGTACAGATAATCTACCTGCAGATAAGCCTTTGCGTGTAGGTGTAAAAGGAGGAGGATGCTCCGGCCTGACCTATGTGCTCAGTTTTGATGAAAAGCAGGAGCTGGATGATGAATGGATGATAGATGGAATACGTGTGATCATGGATAAGCGGCATGCCCTCTATGTCTATGGCATGGAAGTGGACTACCAGAGTGGACTCAATGACCGGGGATTTATTTTTAATAATCCCAATGCGAAAGATAGTTGCGGATGCGGGACTTCTTTCTCAACCTGA
- a CDS encoding SPOR domain-containing protein, which translates to MRYAAIVLPTLLSLCISAHALNYRSFSFYEGSFDQLRKEAFEESRPYILYFSFKGNDDCKGIENYTFQDGKLGELIQQHFLIYEIDESWTHKSDRYKAVDFEVNKPSFLIFDEYSKQQAEISGFVSPETLYEQLQNFLPERGASRRVEIQQEDGESSTSRRELGDFFFEEAEVQNYEGNAQPAREGIMGSQSDGIIIEDLQEQREEAQPETYSSQATSSNFVKEETYLELDPVVSQRFDFEEEVDGGAPHQRKDIIQEFNAEKERVSELALINPDWQEKEEASSYEVIPDMKEENGNSFDGYGIQTGAFEQSYFMRSHVEYLQQTFGKNVFINKEENSGKALYKVQVGPFTTETEARAFQEQYRAATGTQAGFLVYLR; encoded by the coding sequence ATGAGATACGCAGCAATCGTTCTTCCTACGCTCTTATCATTATGCATTTCGGCGCATGCCCTAAATTACAGAAGTTTCTCCTTTTATGAAGGAAGTTTCGACCAACTTCGTAAAGAAGCTTTTGAAGAATCCCGCCCTTATATTCTTTATTTTTCCTTTAAAGGAAATGACGACTGTAAAGGTATAGAAAACTATACCTTCCAGGATGGCAAACTCGGAGAACTGATCCAGCAGCATTTTTTGATTTATGAGATCGACGAAAGTTGGACCCATAAAAGCGATCGCTACAAAGCGGTAGATTTTGAAGTAAATAAGCCAAGCTTTCTCATTTTCGATGAGTACAGCAAGCAGCAAGCTGAGATTAGCGGATTTGTAAGTCCTGAAACCCTTTATGAACAATTACAAAATTTCCTCCCAGAAAGAGGAGCCAGTAGAAGAGTAGAGATTCAGCAGGAAGATGGAGAGTCCAGCACCTCTCGTAGGGAATTGGGTGACTTCTTTTTTGAAGAAGCTGAGGTTCAGAACTACGAAGGAAATGCACAGCCGGCAAGGGAAGGAATTATGGGATCGCAATCCGATGGTATCATTATAGAAGATTTACAGGAGCAAAGAGAAGAAGCTCAGCCGGAGACTTATTCCAGTCAGGCAACTTCCTCAAATTTTGTAAAAGAGGAAACCTATTTAGAGCTGGATCCGGTAGTAAGTCAGCGTTTTGATTTTGAGGAAGAAGTAGATGGAGGCGCTCCACATCAGAGAAAAGATATCATCCAGGAATTTAATGCGGAGAAAGAACGGGTATCAGAGCTAGCACTGATTAATCCTGACTGGCAGGAAAAGGAAGAAGCCAGTAGCTATGAAGTTATTCCCGATATGAAGGAAGAAAATGGAAACAGCTTTGACGGTTACGGCATACAAACGGGAGCTTTCGAACAGAGTTACTTCATGAGAAGTCATGTCGAATACCTCCAACAAACATTCGGCAAGAATGTCTTTATCAACAAAGAAGAAAATAGTGGCAAGGCCTTATACAAAGTTCAGGTAGGTCCTTTTACAACAGAAACAGAGGCGAGAGCCTTTCAGGAACAATACAGAGCGGCAACGGGTACACAGGCAGGATTCCTGGTGTATCTGAGATAG